A window of the Scleropages formosus chromosome 5, fSclFor1.1, whole genome shotgun sequence genome harbors these coding sequences:
- the LOC108935990 gene encoding deleted in malignant brain tumors 1 protein-like — translation MSGTGDTDVCLTGYQCSGTESHLLNCSAPHTFSCSSSPYVSIVCSKHRSLRLVGDEGGCAGRLEVFHQGSWGTVCDDSWDLNDAQVVCRQLQCGTALRSTSFGPGNGSIWLDEVGCVGNESSLWDCPSAQWGQHDCGHQKDVGVVCSEFKDLRLAEGCSGQVEVYYNGTWGNVCVNKMHHRTVSLICQQLNCGTSGTVSSTRSQLKGAPNWLDSVECRPHDSTLWQCPSSPFGLNTCGDNDIASITCEHSDVRLVDGNSPCAGRVEVLHQGQWGTVTDDHWDKKDAEVVCRQLLCGDAVEAPGNARFEPGTGRIWIDNTFCQGTESTLRDCASRKWGEHNDDHAEDAGVICSGHQDVRLVQGTHLCSGRVEIQHGITWYTVCDADFDLQDAEVVCRQLGCGIPAKVLGGSAFGKGGYQMWTEEIQCTGNESNVYSCPKSSTKKQSCSRDDSVGLVCSGHTNGRLVDGPDSCSGRVELQYLTEWGTVCDASWDLRAANVLCQQLGCGSAVAVPGQAWFGKGKGSIWADVFECHGKETHLSQCAVSSWNRAPCSHEHDAGVICTGSSLSTLNGTVRLSGESGCGGQLEVQYQHTWSKVLLDSWSIREASVVCRQLGCGSAVRIYNFSMSGTGDTDVCLTGYQCSGTESHLVNCSAPHTFSCISSSYVSISCSKHRSLRLVGDEGGCAGRLEVFHQGSWGTVCDDSWDLNDAQVVCRQLQCGTALRSTSFGPGNGSIWLDEVGCVGNESSLWDCPSSQWGNHDCVHKEDVGVVCSEYKGLRLAEGCSGQVEVYYNGTWGNVCFNQMGTNTASVICQQLNCGKSGTVSSTESRLNGAPNWLDIVECRPQDSTLWQCPSSPWGQNKCDDGEVALITCEQKNVALKGTATQSSQYDSYGAAGNAIDGNRNTKYTDGSCTHTKQDSKPWWRLDLQDVFTVTSVTITNRGDCCSERINGAEIRVGNSLDDNGNQNPLLPAPETAGGQQDVLREGGAVV, via the exons ATGTCTGGGACAggggacactgatgtgtgtctcacagggtatcagtgctctgggactgagtCTCACCTGCTCAACTGCAGTGCTCCACACACATTCAGCTGCAGTTCCAGCCCATATGTGTCCATAGTGTGTTCTA AACACAGGTCCCTGAGGCTGGTGGGTGATGAGGGTGGCTGTgcagggaggctggaggtgttccaccagggctcctgggggacagtgtgtgatgactcctgggacctgaatgatgctcaggtggtgtgcaggcagCTCCAGTGTGGGACGGCTCTCCGCTCCACCTCTTTTGGTCCAGGAAATGGATCTATATGGCTGGATGAGGTTGGCTGTGTGGGGAATGAATCATCTCTGTGGGACTGTCCCTCTGCACAGTGGGGACAGCATGACTGTGGACATCAGAAAGATGTAGGCGTTGTGTGCTCAG AATTCAAGGATCTAAGGCTGGCTGAAGGTTGCTCTGGGCAGGTGGAGGTTTACTACAATGGCACCTGGGGAAACGTGTGTGTCAACAAGATGCATCACAGAACAGTGAGTCTAATATGTCAACAACTCAACTGTGGGACGAGCGGCACTGTTTCTAGTACAAGATCTCAGCTGAAAGGAGCTCCAAACTGGCTGGATTCCGTTGAATGTCGGCCGCATGACTCCACACTATGGCAGTGTCCATCCTCTCCCTTTGGACTGAACACATGTGGTGATAATGACATCGCCAGTATTACCTGTGAAC ACAGTGATGTGAGGCTGGTGGACGGTAACAGTCCCTGTGCGGGTAGAGTGGAGGTTCTCCATCAAGGACAATGGGGAACTGTGACCGATGATCATTGGGATAAGAAGGATGCTGAAGTGGTGTGTAGACAGCTGCTGTGTGGAGATGCTGTAGAAGCACCAGGTAATGCTCGCTTTGAACCGGGAACTGGGAGGATCTGGATAGACAATACTTTCTGTCAAGGCACAGAGTCAACACTGAGGGACTGTGCATCACGAAAATGGGGTGAACATAACGATGATCATGCTGAAGATGCTGGAGTAATTTGCTCAG GTCATCAAGATGTGCGACTGGTACAGGGTACACACCTGTGTTCAGGGAGAGTGGAGATCCAGCATGGAATTACCTGGTACACAGTGTGTGACGCTGACTTTGACCTGCAGGATGCCGAAGTTGTGTGTCGGCAGCTGGGCTGCGGGATCCCTGCGAAGGTGCTGGGAGGGTCTGCCTTTGGGAAGGGGGGATACcaaatgtggacagaggagATTCAGTGTACAGGGAACGAGTCAAATGTTTACTCCTGTCCGAAATCATCCACAAAGAAACAGAGCTGCTCACGTGATGACAGCGTGGGACTCGTGTGTTCTG GGCATACAAACGGCAGACTGGTGGACGGCCCAGACTCCTGCTCCGGGAGGGTGGAGTTACAGTACCTCACTgagtggggcacagtgtgtgatgcatcctgggatctgagagcagccaatgtcctctgtcagcagctgggctgtgggagcgctgtggcagtgccaggacaggcctggtttggaaaGGGCAAGGGTTCCATCTGGGCtgatgtgtttgagtgtcaCGGGAAGGAAACACACCTGTCCCAGTGTGCCGTTTCTTCATGGAACCGAGCTCCATGCTCTCATGAACATGATGCAGGAGTCATCTGTACTG GATCATCTCTCTCAACCCTCAATGGGACGGTCCGACTGTCTGGAGAGAGTGGCTGTGGGGGTCAGTTGGAGGTTCAGTACCAGCATACGTGGAGCAAAGTtctcctggactcctggagcATCAGGGAGGCTtctgtggtctgcagacagctgggttGTGGCTCTGCAGTGAGGATCTACAACTTTTCCATGTCTGGGACAggggacactgatgtgtgtctcacagggtatcagtgctctgggactgagtCTCACCTTGTCAACTGCAGTGCTCCACACACGTTCAGCTGCATTTCCAGCTCATATGTGTCCATATCGTGTTCCA AACACAGGTCCCTGAGGCTAGTGGGTGATGAGGGCGGCTGTgcagggaggctggaggtgttccaccagggctcctgggggacagtgtgtgatgactcctgggacctgaatgatgctcaggtggtgtgcaggcagCTCCAGTGTGGGACGGCTCTCCGCTCCACCTCTTTTGGTCCAGGAAATGGATCTATATGGCTGGATGAGGTTGGCTGTGTGGGGAACGAATCATCTCTGTGGGACTGTCCCTCTTCACAGTGGGGGAACCATGACTGCGTTCACAAGGAGGATGTAGGAGTTGTGTGTTCAG AGTACAAAGGCCTGAGACTGGCTGAAGGTTGCTCTGGGCAGGTGGAGGTTTACTACAATGGCACCTGGGGAAACGTGTGTTTCAATCAAATGGGCACCAATACAGCAAGTGTAATATGTCAGCAACTCAACTGTGGGAAGAGTGGAACTGTTTCTAGTACAGAATCTCGACTAAATGGAGCTCCAAACTGGCTAGATATTGTTGAATGTCGCCCACAGGACTCCacactgtggcagtgtccatcctctccctggggacagaataaatgtgatgatggtGAAGTGGCCCTAATTACCTGTGAAC aaaaaaatgtggcttTGAAGGGAACGGCAACTCAGTCGTCCCAATATGATTCTTATGGTGCTGCTGGCAATGCTATTgatggaaacagaaatacaaagtaTACAGATGGGTCCTGCActcacaccaagcaggactccaaacCATGGTGGAGGCTGGACCTGCAGGATGTTTTCACTGTGACCTCAGTGACCATCACCAACAGAGGGGACTGCTGCTCGGAGAGAATTAATGGAGCAGAGATTCGTGTTGGAAACTCCCTGGATGACAATGGCAACCAGAATCCCCT GCTACCTGCCCCTGAGACTGCAGGGGGGCAACAGGATGTGCTCAGGGAGGGTGGAGCTGTGGTATGA